In Amycolatopsis methanolica 239, a single genomic region encodes these proteins:
- a CDS encoding acyclic terpene utilization AtuA family protein: MTSAGRAVRIGNCSGFYGDRLAAAREMVEGGPIDVLTGDYLAELTMLILWKAKRKDPAAGYAKTFLTQVEQVLGTCLDRGIRIVSNAGGLNSAGLAAELAALAGRLGLHPRIAHVDGDDLIHRLDELQAAGHALAHLDTGRELAEAHVRPVSANAYLGGWGITEALRADADIVVTGRVTDASLAVGPAAWWHGWRPSDADIFDKIAGAMAAGHVIECGPQATGGNYAFFEEVTDRRYPGFPIAEIAADGSSIITKHEDTGGLVSPGTVTAQLLYEIAEPAYAGPDAVAHFDTLSLEQEGVHRVRIRGTRGSPPGDQLKVALNYEGGYRNTMTLVLTGTRIEEKAAWAVEQLTELLGGPDAFAEFDTRLLRFDKPDAPNNAEATAHLRVSVKDPDRRKVGRAFSNTVMELALGGYPGFHTTTPPSAESAFGVYWPTLVPAGEVEHRVTLPDGGVRVIPHSPVTAPSPAPGVPEPAAPPPPGATRRVPLGTIAGARSGDKGGNANVGVWTRTDDEYAWLRGYLTTARLRELIPEAAPLEIRRYELPNLRAVNFVIVGILGEGVASATRPDPQAKGLGEYLRSRLADVPESLLGS, encoded by the coding sequence ATGACCAGCGCCGGCCGGGCCGTGCGGATCGGCAACTGCTCGGGCTTCTACGGTGACCGGCTGGCCGCCGCGCGCGAGATGGTCGAGGGCGGACCGATCGACGTGCTTACCGGCGACTACCTCGCCGAGCTGACCATGCTGATCCTGTGGAAGGCCAAGCGGAAGGACCCCGCCGCCGGGTACGCCAAGACGTTCCTCACCCAGGTCGAACAGGTGTTGGGCACGTGCCTGGACCGCGGCATCCGCATCGTGTCGAACGCCGGCGGGCTCAACTCCGCCGGGCTCGCTGCCGAGCTGGCGGCGCTGGCCGGGCGGCTCGGGCTGCACCCCCGGATCGCCCACGTCGACGGGGACGACCTGATCCACCGTCTCGACGAGCTGCAGGCGGCGGGCCACGCGCTCGCGCATCTGGACACCGGGCGCGAACTCGCCGAGGCACACGTACGGCCGGTGTCGGCCAACGCCTACCTGGGGGGGTGGGGGATCACCGAGGCGCTGCGGGCCGACGCCGACATCGTGGTCACCGGGCGGGTCACCGACGCCTCGCTGGCCGTGGGACCCGCGGCCTGGTGGCACGGCTGGAGACCCAGCGACGCCGACATCTTCGACAAGATCGCGGGCGCGATGGCCGCCGGGCACGTCATCGAGTGCGGTCCCCAAGCCACCGGCGGGAACTACGCGTTCTTCGAGGAGGTCACCGACCGCCGCTACCCGGGCTTCCCGATCGCCGAGATCGCCGCGGACGGTTCCAGCATCATCACCAAGCACGAGGACACCGGAGGCCTGGTCTCGCCAGGAACCGTCACCGCCCAGCTGCTGTACGAGATCGCCGAGCCCGCCTATGCCGGACCCGACGCGGTCGCTCACTTCGACACGCTCAGCCTGGAACAGGAAGGAGTGCACCGGGTCCGGATCCGGGGCACCCGCGGCAGCCCGCCGGGTGACCAGCTCAAGGTCGCCCTCAACTACGAGGGTGGGTACCGCAACACCATGACACTCGTCCTCACCGGCACCCGGATCGAGGAGAAGGCGGCCTGGGCGGTCGAGCAGCTGACCGAGCTGCTGGGCGGGCCGGACGCCTTCGCCGAGTTCGACACGCGGCTGTTGCGGTTCGACAAGCCCGACGCGCCGAACAATGCCGAGGCCACCGCGCACCTGCGGGTCTCGGTCAAGGACCCGGACCGGCGCAAGGTCGGGCGGGCCTTCTCCAACACCGTTATGGAGCTGGCTCTGGGTGGTTACCCCGGGTTCCACACCACGACCCCGCCATCGGCGGAAAGCGCGTTCGGCGTCTACTGGCCCACCCTCGTCCCCGCCGGGGAGGTCGAGCACCGGGTGACCCTGCCCGACGGCGGTGTCCGGGTCATCCCGCACAGTCCGGTCACCGCCCCGTCGCCGGCTCCCGGGGTGCCCGAACCCGCCGCACCGCCGCCGCCCGGGGCGACACGCCGGGTGCCGCTGGGCACCATCGCCGGGGCACGATCCGGCGACAAGGGCGGCAACGCCAACGTCGGCGTGTGGACCCGTACCGACGACGAATACGCCTGGTTGCGTGGTTACCTGACCACCGCTCGCCTGCGGGAGCTGATCCCGGAGGCGGCGCCGCTGGAGATCCGCCGCTACGAGCTGCCCAACCTGCGCGCGGTCAACTTCGTGATCGTCGGCATCCTCGGCGAGGGCGTGGCCTCGGCGACCCGGCCTGATCCGCAGGCCAAGGGACTTGGCGAATATTTGCGCAGCAGGTTGGCCGACGTCCCGGAAAGCCTGCTGGGAAGCTGA
- a CDS encoding TIGR03084 family metal-binding protein, protein MDQVLDDLTAETGVLAELVAGLDDTAISAPTPAVGWSIRDQLTHLAFFDETATQAAVDPAAFRRHADALIAGGMDFPDRIAAEHAHLSADEVRAWLTRARAGLVTVFRDLAPKTRLPWYGPDMSAMSSVTARLMETWAHGQDVADALGKQREPTDRLRHIAHLGVRTTGFSFALHGRPAPTEPIRVEIDAPSCARWTWGPADARDRVSGSALDFCLVVTQRRHLDDTQLTVTGPVAAEWLSIAQTFAGAPGTGRAPGLVTSRGGTS, encoded by the coding sequence ATGGATCAGGTACTCGACGATCTCACCGCCGAGACGGGGGTGCTGGCCGAGCTGGTCGCCGGGCTGGACGACACCGCGATCTCCGCTCCCACACCCGCGGTGGGCTGGAGCATCCGCGACCAGCTCACCCATCTCGCGTTCTTCGACGAGACCGCGACGCAGGCCGCCGTCGATCCGGCGGCGTTCCGGCGCCACGCCGACGCGCTGATCGCCGGCGGTATGGACTTTCCCGACCGGATCGCCGCCGAGCACGCACACCTGTCCGCTGACGAGGTCCGCGCCTGGCTGACCAGGGCGCGGGCCGGGCTCGTCACGGTGTTCCGCGACCTGGCACCGAAGACGCGGCTTCCCTGGTACGGGCCGGACATGAGCGCGATGTCCTCGGTCACGGCGAGGCTGATGGAGACCTGGGCGCACGGTCAGGATGTCGCCGACGCGCTGGGCAAGCAGCGCGAGCCCACCGACCGGTTGCGCCACATCGCGCACTTGGGAGTGCGCACCACCGGGTTCTCCTTCGCCCTGCACGGCAGGCCCGCGCCGACCGAGCCGATCCGGGTCGAGATCGACGCGCCCTCTTGCGCCCGCTGGACGTGGGGCCCTGCCGACGCGCGGGACCGGGTGAGTGGGTCCGCCCTGGACTTCTGCCTCGTCGTCACCCAGCGGAGGCACTTGGACGACACCCAGCTCACCGTCACCGGCCCGGTCGCGGCCGAGTGGTTGTCGATCGCCCAGACCTTCGCGGGCGCGCCCGGCACCGGGCGCGCTCCTGGTCTGGTGACCAGTCGAGGAGGAACATCATGA
- a CDS encoding AMP-binding protein: protein MISDFGLVAGAPKGHAVDRQAGSKEADVDLRGTIDVETLRGRRAVNRWERTSVGDVFERLTWSYPDKVAITGRPGAYGEERFSSLTYRQADELANQIAHALAGRGLEPGARVVLFCENSVEAYLTKIGVAKAGMVAMPVNPALATDVLEYLIGQARPEAAIVDAELWPRAEAAFAATGLPVAATITIGGGPVAGSPPFGDFIAGHATTEPEVEIHGDDIWQLLYTSGTTAMPKGAMTSHHASYFAGLNFSVTLTRGLSLETDLKLITYLPMIYHVGDQVFTLSVFLAGGSLVLGRRPVPDQVAVAIDQERPTAIWAGSPQFVAALATEAEDADRDLSSLTVLVYGWGALEPSVYELLQQKAPGLVMVGIFGQTEAIACHRFWPAKWPEVYQRTAPAVNYVGVPSPLLASDVVDETGASLRDKPHTPGEVVYRTPTVTAGYYLNEEATRAAFRDGWFHSGDSAVVDADGLRIMVDRFKDIVKSGGENVSSLRVESVLHGHPAVEKAAVIGLPHEHWGEAVTAVVVLRPGAEADEAELIAHCRARLGGYETPKAIVFADTLPETVGGKVLKYKLRDRHSDLFRGRI, encoded by the coding sequence ATGATCAGTGACTTTGGTCTTGTCGCCGGGGCGCCCAAGGGGCATGCTGTCGATCGTCAGGCAGGCAGCAAGGAGGCTGATGTGGACCTGCGCGGGACGATCGATGTCGAGACGTTGCGAGGCCGCCGGGCGGTGAACCGCTGGGAGCGGACTTCCGTCGGGGACGTGTTCGAGAGACTGACCTGGAGCTACCCGGACAAGGTCGCCATCACGGGACGTCCCGGTGCCTACGGCGAAGAACGTTTCTCCTCGCTGACGTACCGGCAGGCGGACGAGTTGGCGAACCAGATCGCGCACGCACTGGCCGGCCGGGGCCTAGAACCCGGTGCCCGGGTGGTGCTGTTCTGCGAGAACTCCGTCGAGGCGTATCTGACCAAGATCGGGGTCGCCAAGGCGGGCATGGTCGCGATGCCGGTCAACCCGGCTCTGGCCACCGACGTGCTGGAGTACCTGATCGGGCAGGCCCGCCCCGAGGCGGCCATTGTGGACGCCGAGCTGTGGCCGCGGGCGGAGGCGGCCTTCGCCGCCACCGGCCTGCCGGTGGCGGCGACCATCACCATCGGCGGCGGCCCGGTCGCCGGCAGCCCCCCCTTCGGAGATTTCATCGCCGGCCACGCCACCACCGAGCCCGAGGTCGAGATCCACGGCGACGACATCTGGCAGCTGCTGTATACCTCGGGCACGACCGCGATGCCTAAGGGCGCCATGACCTCTCACCACGCGAGCTATTTCGCGGGCCTGAACTTCAGCGTCACGCTGACCCGAGGGCTGAGCCTGGAGACCGACCTGAAGCTGATCACCTACCTGCCGATGATTTACCATGTCGGCGACCAGGTCTTCACACTGTCGGTGTTCCTCGCGGGTGGATCGCTGGTGCTCGGCCGCCGTCCCGTCCCGGACCAGGTCGCGGTGGCGATCGACCAGGAGCGGCCCACCGCCATCTGGGCGGGTTCCCCGCAGTTCGTCGCCGCGCTGGCCACGGAGGCGGAGGACGCCGACCGCGACCTGTCCAGCCTGACGGTGCTGGTCTATGGCTGGGGGGCACTGGAACCGTCAGTTTATGAGCTGCTGCAGCAGAAGGCGCCCGGGCTGGTCATGGTGGGCATCTTCGGGCAGACCGAGGCAATCGCCTGCCACCGCTTCTGGCCCGCCAAGTGGCCCGAGGTCTACCAGCGCACCGCGCCCGCCGTGAACTACGTGGGGGTTCCCAGCCCGTTGTTGGCCTCGGACGTGGTGGACGAGACGGGAGCGTCCCTGCGGGACAAGCCGCACACGCCGGGCGAGGTGGTCTACCGCACTCCCACCGTCACCGCCGGGTACTACCTCAACGAGGAGGCGACGCGGGCGGCTTTCCGCGACGGCTGGTTCCACTCCGGCGACTCCGCGGTGGTCGACGCCGACGGTCTGCGGATCATGGTCGACCGGTTCAAGGACATCGTGAAGTCCGGCGGGGAGAACGTGTCCAGCCTGCGGGTGGAATCTGTGCTGCATGGCCATCCCGCGGTGGAGAAGGCGGCCGTGATCGGGCTGCCGCACGAACACTGGGGCGAGGCCGTCACCGCGGTGGTGGTGCTGCGGCCGGGTGCGGAGGCGGACGAGGCGGAGCTGATCGCGCACTGCCGCGCCAGGCTCGGTGGCTACGAGACTCCCAAGGCGATCGTGTTCGCCGACACCCTGCCCGAGACGGTGGGAGGCAAGGTGCTCAAGTACAAGCTCCGCGACCGGCACTCGGATCTTTTCCGTGGCCGGATCTGA
- a CDS encoding enoyl-CoA hydratase/isomerase family protein, with protein MTPVRYEVTNGVAWLTIDRPEARNALSEDVRKGLFDGVHRFNADDEAKVLVLTGAGEKAFCAGGDLKEMNATALTVPPPDFVPQMGRNVDVPKPTIAAVNGIAYGGGFLLAQQCDLVIAADHARFAVSEVKVGRGCPWAAPLSWLVPPRVALEILLTGDPISAARAQQHGLVNDVVPLARLRERTQQLAERIAANAPLSVLASKRTAYLSASHPRGQAYDRAEEIWEPVYLSQDAQEGPRAFREKRAAVWRGR; from the coding sequence ATGACCCCCGTGCGCTACGAAGTGACCAACGGTGTCGCCTGGCTGACCATCGACCGCCCGGAGGCGCGCAACGCACTCAGCGAAGACGTCCGGAAAGGACTGTTCGACGGGGTGCACCGGTTCAACGCCGACGACGAGGCCAAGGTGCTGGTGCTCACCGGCGCCGGGGAGAAGGCGTTCTGCGCGGGCGGCGATCTCAAGGAGATGAACGCCACCGCACTGACCGTCCCGCCGCCGGACTTCGTGCCCCAGATGGGCCGCAACGTCGACGTGCCCAAGCCGACGATCGCCGCGGTCAACGGGATCGCCTACGGCGGCGGGTTCCTGCTCGCCCAGCAGTGCGACCTGGTCATCGCCGCCGACCACGCCCGTTTTGCCGTCTCGGAGGTCAAGGTGGGCCGCGGTTGCCCGTGGGCCGCGCCGCTGTCGTGGCTGGTGCCGCCACGGGTGGCACTGGAGATCCTGCTCACCGGTGATCCGATCAGCGCCGCCCGCGCCCAGCAGCACGGGCTGGTCAACGACGTGGTGCCGCTGGCCCGGCTGCGGGAGCGCACCCAGCAGCTCGCCGAGCGGATTGCCGCCAACGCGCCGCTGTCGGTGTTGGCGTCAAAACGCACCGCCTATCTGTCCGCCAGCCACCCCCGTGGGCAGGCATATGACCGGGCCGAGGAGATCTGGGAGCCGGTGTACCTCTCGCAGGACGCGCAGGAGGGGCCGCGGGCCTTCCGGGAGAAGCGTGCGGCGGTCTGGCGGGGGCGCTGA
- a CDS encoding TetR/AcrR family transcriptional regulator has product MPAPKPARSLDRVPRRDPGRKARILACSAELISRHGYHAVGLADIGTAAGIVSTGIYRHFPSKSAILTALLHQVMDLLARTSAEITSTAQNDRAALTALVENHVRIAIGDRRILRVYHLEAHNLAPEDLRGLRRAQRRYLEHWVSVVVLLRSGVTGDEARVLVHAAIGSVQSILFHDSGLPLDRLTALLCQTAHACLGIAPGGA; this is encoded by the coding sequence GTGCCCGCGCCTAAGCCGGCCAGAAGTCTCGACCGCGTCCCGCGGCGGGACCCCGGCCGTAAGGCACGCATCCTGGCCTGCTCGGCAGAGCTGATCTCCCGGCACGGCTACCACGCGGTCGGGCTGGCGGACATCGGTACCGCGGCAGGAATCGTGAGCACGGGGATCTACCGGCACTTCCCGAGCAAGTCGGCGATCCTGACCGCGCTGCTGCACCAGGTGATGGACCTGCTCGCGCGCACGTCCGCGGAGATCACCAGCACGGCGCAGAATGACCGCGCGGCGCTGACCGCCCTGGTGGAAAACCACGTGCGCATCGCGATCGGTGACCGGCGGATCCTGCGGGTCTACCACCTGGAAGCGCACAATCTCGCACCCGAGGACCTGCGCGGGCTGCGCCGTGCGCAGCGCCGCTACCTTGAGCACTGGGTTTCGGTCGTGGTTCTGTTGCGCTCGGGTGTCACCGGAGACGAGGCGAGGGTGCTGGTCCACGCCGCGATCGGCAGCGTCCAGTCGATCCTGTTCCACGACTCCGGGTTGCCGCTGGATCGGCTCACGGCGCTGCTGTGCCAGACCGCGCACGCCTGCCTGGGGATCGCTCCGGGCGGGGCCTGA